Proteins co-encoded in one Psychromonas sp. L1A2 genomic window:
- a CDS encoding metal ABC transporter ATP-binding protein — protein sequence MINIVNLSVNYKDSLALDNISTKIKQGQLVAIVGANGSGKSTLLKAIMRQLTPSSGTIELGTLSPKDIAYLPQSHKIDRKFPITVKDFISAGSWQRIGFWQKFNPSENQLLKQALNKVNLQGFEKRQISALSGGQFQRMLFARMLMQDADILLLDEPFAAIDTQTTMDLMHVINDCQQQGKTIITVIHDLSLVTQFFPNVILLAKTLIASGNVRAVMTGNNLSKAGYQHIAYMQHNFKSSASSATDALADTLDKDDSTQIHCANPAHYEEKLS from the coding sequence GTGATTAATATTGTTAATTTGAGTGTCAATTATAAAGACTCTCTGGCGTTAGATAATATATCTACAAAGATAAAACAAGGACAACTTGTAGCTATTGTTGGCGCTAACGGGTCAGGAAAATCAACCTTGCTTAAAGCGATCATGAGACAATTAACACCAAGTTCAGGTACTATTGAACTTGGCACCCTCTCGCCTAAAGATATAGCTTACCTGCCACAGAGCCACAAAATTGACAGAAAATTCCCTATTACAGTGAAAGACTTTATATCAGCCGGATCTTGGCAAAGAATTGGCTTCTGGCAGAAATTCAATCCATCAGAAAATCAATTACTCAAACAAGCATTAAATAAAGTTAATCTCCAAGGTTTTGAGAAAAGACAAATAAGCGCTTTGTCTGGTGGACAATTTCAACGCATGTTGTTTGCACGAATGTTAATGCAAGATGCCGATATTTTATTACTCGATGAACCTTTTGCAGCTATTGATACGCAAACAACGATGGATTTAATGCATGTAATTAATGATTGTCAGCAACAAGGTAAAACCATCATAACGGTGATCCATGACTTATCTCTCGTGACACAATTTTTTCCCAATGTAATTTTACTGGCTAAAACTCTAATTGCTTCTGGGAACGTAAGAGCAGTAATGACTGGCAATAATTTATCGAAAGCTGGATACCAACATATCGCCTATATGCAACATAACTTTAAAAGCTCAGCTTCATCAGCAACTGATGCTCTAGCAGATACATTAGACAAGGATGATTCAACACAAATTCATTGTGCTAACCCAGCTCATTATGAAGAAAAACTATCATGA
- the sbmA gene encoding peptide antibiotic transporter SbmA codes for MFKSFFPNPKIFFISALIFTGLTCAIWYGYNTQIATLLGLDISEAEPAIGLKHFVTDSFLLFYGYYFICTALFAFAWFKISPHKWQWWSIIGSSTILFSTYFSVQVSVAINNWRRPFFDLIQSLLKPIGSDVPTEAIDVQAASTATEQLFDLLIVFGEIAFLAIFIYVVTRFLVSHFIFRWRTAMNDYYTEHWLKLRHVEGASQRIQEDTMRFASIMENLGVALVEAIMTLFAFLPVLWSLSEYVSELPIVGKIAHPLFYAALFWSIFGTGLLALIGIKLPGLEFNNQKVEAAFRKELVYGEDNVERATPITLNELFSNVRKNYFRLYFHYMYFNVARMLYLQADNIFVFILLVPTIVVGAITFGILQQILTAFGQVSNSFQYLVNSWTTIVELLSVRKRLTAFESTLDQN; via the coding sequence ATGTTTAAATCGTTCTTCCCCAATCCTAAGATTTTTTTCATCTCGGCACTGATCTTTACCGGACTTACTTGTGCTATTTGGTATGGATACAATACGCAAATAGCAACTTTACTTGGTCTTGATATTTCTGAGGCGGAGCCAGCCATCGGCTTGAAGCATTTTGTCACCGATTCATTTTTACTGTTTTACGGTTATTATTTTATCTGCACAGCGTTGTTTGCATTTGCTTGGTTCAAGATATCTCCGCATAAGTGGCAATGGTGGTCAATTATTGGCTCATCAACCATTTTGTTTTCGACTTACTTCTCAGTACAAGTGTCGGTTGCAATAAATAATTGGCGTCGTCCATTCTTTGATTTAATTCAATCGTTATTAAAACCGATTGGTAGTGATGTACCGACAGAAGCTATTGATGTGCAAGCTGCTAGCACGGCTACTGAACAATTATTTGATCTGTTAATTGTATTTGGTGAAATCGCTTTCTTAGCTATTTTCATCTATGTTGTGACACGTTTCTTGGTCAGCCATTTTATCTTTCGCTGGCGTACGGCCATGAATGATTATTACACTGAGCATTGGCTTAAGTTAAGACATGTTGAAGGTGCATCACAACGTATCCAAGAAGATACAATGCGCTTTGCCTCTATTATGGAAAACCTTGGAGTCGCATTAGTTGAAGCGATAATGACCTTATTTGCTTTCTTGCCTGTACTATGGAGTCTATCTGAATATGTCTCTGAGTTACCAATCGTTGGTAAAATTGCGCACCCTCTCTTCTATGCAGCGTTATTTTGGTCAATCTTTGGGACGGGGTTATTGGCATTAATTGGCATTAAATTACCAGGATTAGAGTTTAATAATCAAAAGGTTGAAGCGGCATTTCGTAAAGAGTTAGTGTATGGAGAGGATAATGTAGAGCGTGCGACACCCATTACATTAAACGAATTATTTTCAAATGTGCGCAAGAATTACTTCCGTTTATACTTCCATTACATGTACTTCAATGTGGCACGTATGCTGTATTTACAAGCGGATAATATTTTTGTGTTTATTTTATTAGTGCCTACGATTGTTGTCGGTGCAATCACCTTCGGTATTCTTCAGCAGATCCTAACGGCCTTTGGTCAAGTCAGTAATTCATTCCAATATTTAGTGAATTCTTGGACCACCATCGTTGAGTTATTGTCAGTACGAAAACGTCTTACAGCCTTTGAATCCACATTAGATCAGAACTAA